The Thalassotalea sp. 273M-4 genome includes a region encoding these proteins:
- a CDS encoding porin translates to MHYKIVLLPLFSALICIPTSAREIYKDDKTTVDLRGYLTISYVGSEDTDEFTDSGSRVGFSVMRKIQQGWEVGITAEWATNFEQNENITFNQGGDNNGPSGSADDNFASRHGFVTLQHDDWGTFTLGKQWGVFYDVTWGTDVLNFFGGNAAGSFNANTDGGISGTGRAEQAMIWRKSYGDFDFGLQFQAQDEPVILTSADETLNGLKVATVGNGFGLSTTYNVGDFSFSAGYNETEIDLEDLFEPTLGQDTEDSITGLAIRYGEYRGQGFYGSLVWSSSENHETDNEGNFFHANGTEFVLWYTHELYSFYGGLNHLDPKRKSNDYQLYYQFLGAEYHFIDDIGHLFVEVKFNDTTLRDNSKVDGTDIVLGVRIDL, encoded by the coding sequence ATGCATTATAAAATTGTCTTACTGCCCTTGTTTAGCGCACTTATCTGTATACCAACAAGTGCTCGTGAGATTTATAAAGATGATAAAACCACGGTTGACTTAAGAGGTTACCTAACCATAAGTTATGTTGGCAGTGAGGATACCGATGAATTTACCGACAGCGGCTCTCGAGTTGGGTTTTCTGTTATGAGAAAAATACAGCAAGGTTGGGAAGTGGGGATTACCGCCGAATGGGCGACTAATTTCGAGCAAAATGAAAATATCACTTTTAATCAAGGTGGTGATAATAATGGCCCATCGGGTAGTGCCGATGATAACTTTGCTTCACGTCATGGCTTTGTCACGCTACAGCATGACGACTGGGGGACTTTTACCCTTGGTAAACAATGGGGGGTATTTTACGATGTAACATGGGGAACCGATGTCCTCAACTTCTTTGGTGGTAATGCGGCCGGCTCTTTTAATGCCAATACAGATGGTGGTATATCGGGTACAGGAAGAGCAGAACAAGCGATGATTTGGCGTAAAAGTTATGGTGATTTTGATTTTGGTTTACAATTTCAGGCTCAAGATGAACCTGTTATTTTAACTTCCGCGGATGAAACCCTTAACGGATTAAAAGTGGCGACCGTCGGTAATGGCTTTGGCTTGTCAACAACCTATAATGTTGGCGATTTTAGCTTTTCGGCCGGTTATAACGAAACCGAAATTGACCTTGAAGACTTATTCGAACCAACGCTCGGCCAAGACACCGAAGATTCGATCACCGGTTTAGCAATCCGCTATGGTGAATATCGAGGCCAAGGATTTTACGGATCCCTTGTTTGGTCGAGCAGTGAAAACCATGAAACCGACAATGAGGGTAATTTTTTTCACGCTAACGGTACTGAGTTTGTCTTATGGTACACGCATGAGCTTTATAGCTTTTATGGTGGTTTAAATCACTTAGACCCAAAAAGAAAGTCAAATGATTACCAGCTTTATTATCAATTTTTAGGCGCTGAATATCACTTTATCGATGACATTGGTCATTTATTTGTTGAGGTTAAGTTTAACGATACAACCCTAAGAGATAATTCGAAAGTTGATGGCACAGATATTGTTTTGGGGGTTAGGATAGACTTGTAG
- a CDS encoding TIGR02922 family protein, giving the protein MQDSELKCVTIIYYDVDSLELKHQVMDLPVSQHGRVIIPDEFKKKASIVAVCEGKVNVLNKIGERVLSMSQIA; this is encoded by the coding sequence ATGCAAGATTCTGAATTAAAATGCGTGACCATCATTTATTATGATGTCGACTCATTAGAACTAAAACATCAGGTTATGGATTTACCCGTTTCTCAACATGGTCGAGTTATTATTCCTGATGAATTTAAAAAGAAAGCCTCGATTGTGGCGGTCTGTGAAGGCAAGGTGAACGTGTTAAATAAAATCGGTGAACGCGTATTGTCAATGTCGCAAATTGCTTAA
- a CDS encoding D-2-hydroxyacid dehydrogenase: MDKSTIDSSISLRPLEQVLSNLSYFSQTSKEKLVSRARFSDVIITNKVELDRATLLALPKLKLICITATGTNNVDLQAAKELGISVYNVNHYSTRSVSQYVFAMLLEIMQKTSRYIQDSRDGLWQNSPIFCHFSDPIEEIAEKKLAIIGYGTLGKAVTKIAQAFGMQVLIAERQGSTTIRESRVSFEQAISQADVISVHCPLTAENHHMFNQHTFSMMKRGAVFINTARGGLVNSEDLYIALKSKHLKAAALDVLETEPPELDNILLNAKLKNLYVTAHIAWASQQSQQRLIQAVAENIVGFNNQSLINKVV; this comes from the coding sequence TTGGATAAAAGCACAATCGATTCAAGCATTAGCTTACGTCCATTAGAGCAGGTGTTAAGCAATCTAAGCTATTTTTCACAAACCAGTAAGGAAAAGCTGGTATCTCGCGCTCGGTTTTCAGATGTGATCATCACCAATAAGGTAGAATTAGACCGGGCGACCTTACTTGCTTTACCAAAACTTAAACTGATATGCATAACTGCCACCGGTACCAATAATGTCGACTTGCAAGCGGCCAAAGAATTGGGTATTTCGGTGTATAATGTAAACCATTATTCAACCCGCAGTGTGAGCCAATATGTATTTGCGATGTTGTTGGAAATCATGCAAAAAACCAGTCGCTACATCCAAGATAGTCGTGATGGTTTATGGCAAAACAGTCCCATTTTTTGTCATTTTTCGGATCCTATTGAAGAGATCGCAGAAAAAAAGTTGGCCATTATCGGTTATGGCACCCTAGGTAAAGCGGTAACCAAGATTGCCCAAGCATTTGGTATGCAGGTATTGATTGCAGAGCGCCAAGGTAGCACCACAATTAGAGAGTCAAGGGTAAGCTTTGAACAAGCGATATCTCAAGCCGATGTGATTAGTGTGCATTGCCCATTAACCGCTGAAAACCATCATATGTTCAATCAACACACGTTTTCGATGATGAAACGTGGCGCCGTATTTATCAACACTGCTCGCGGTGGCTTGGTTAATTCTGAAGATTTATATATTGCTTTAAAATCTAAACACTTAAAGGCAGCTGCGTTAGATGTTTTAGAAACCGAACCGCCTGAACTGGACAATATTTTACTCAACGCCAAGTTGAAAAATTTATATGTCACTGCGCATATTGCTTGGGCCAGCCAACAATCACAGCAACGCCTTATCCAAGCAGTCGCCGAAAACATCGTCGGCTTTAACAACCAAAGCTTGATCAACAAAGTCGTGTAA